Proteins from a single region of Deltaproteobacteria bacterium:
- a CDS encoding periplasmic heavy metal sensor, with protein sequence MRRRQMRLEKLCLLALTAALLAPATTAFGDEHWPGGGGMHHGKFWRRDKVRHRLKLTDDEIERLEDVLARNRQPLEDMEADVKKKRAALDALLSDDQTAEATILAQVDQIEQARATLGKARVRMLLEMRSILTPEQRRQLVQLREKRKGKDGGDRASADETEEN encoded by the coding sequence ATGAGGAGAAGACAGATGAGGCTCGAAAAGCTGTGCCTGCTCGCACTCACCGCCGCTCTCCTCGCACCGGCGACCACCGCGTTCGGAGACGAGCACTGGCCGGGCGGCGGGGGGATGCACCACGGGAAGTTCTGGCGGCGGGACAAGGTCCGGCACCGGCTCAAGCTCACCGATGACGAGATCGAGAGGCTGGAGGACGTGCTCGCGAGGAACCGCCAGCCGCTCGAGGACATGGAGGCCGACGTCAAGAAGAAGCGGGCCGCGCTCGATGCCCTGCTCAGCGACGATCAAACCGCCGAGGCGACGATCCTGGCGCAGGTCGACCAGATCGAGCAGGCCCGCGCCACGCTCGGGAAGGCGCGCGTCAGGATGCTGCTCGAGATGCGAAGTATCCTCACCCCGGAGCAGCGCCGGCAGCTGGTGCAGCTCCGCGAGAAGCGCAAGGGCAAGGATGGTGGCGACCGCGCCAGCGCAGACGAAACGGAAGAGAACTAG